The Vibrio toranzoniae sequence TTGACTTGATTCTTTTCTAGATTAGGCAGGGCTAAATCTTCAAATAGAATATCAAGATATTCATCTTTTGAAATTTGGAAGGTAAATTCATCTTGGCCTTCGCCATCAGGGCTCGCGTCCCCTTGCCCCGAACCACCACCTTGGCCCCCACCTTTAGGGCGCTCAATTTTATCGCCAGTAATGAACTGGTCATTACCTGGATGTACGCGTTCTCTTACGCCGCCTTGACCTTGATGAAAGCTTGGCTCTTTGATGTCTTTATGAGGAATAGTGACGTCTTCACCAGTTTCAGTATTGGTGATTGAGCGTCGGTTGACTGCATCGGCCACAGATTCTTTGATTTGCTCTTTATGGCGTCTTAAGAAGCGCTGCCTGTTTACAGCGCTCTTATTTTTGCCATTGAGCCTCCGATCGATAAATTGTGCCATAAGAACTCCCTCTCAGCTGATGTCGCGATCCTACTTTTATTTAGGTTGTACGAGCGGTTCACTTGAACTGCTCTGTACAGTTTAGTTATGAGGATTTGCGAACTCTTAGGTACCACTCAGATAGTAGCCTAACTTGTTTTTCGGTGTAGCCTTTCTCCATCATACGAGCAACGAAGTCGTCGTGTTTTTTCTGATCATCCGTAGAGGTTTTAGCATTGAACGAAATAACAGGAAGTAGTTCCTCTGTGTTAGAGAACATTTTTTTCTCAATCACAGTGCGCAGTTTTTCGTAGCTTGTCCAAACGGGGTTTTGCCCGTTATTATTGGCTTTGGCACGAAGCACAAAGTTCACAATCTCATTTCGGAAGTCTTTAGGGTTACTGATTCCAGCTGTTTTTTCGATTTTTTCTAGCTCAGCATTCAGAGAAGCGCGATCAAATAGCTGTCCTGTTTCTGGATCACGGTACTCTTGGTCTTGAATCCAGAAGTCAGCATAGATGACATAGCGGTCGAAAATATTCTGACCGTACTCAGAGTAAGACTCTAGATATGCGGTTTGAATCTCTTTACCGATGAATTCTACGTATCGAGGCACTAGATACCCTTTCAAGAACTCGAGGTACTTCTCGGCGGTTTCTTGAGGGAATTGCTCACGCTCGATTTGCTGTTCGATGACGTAGAATAGGTGAACAGGGTTAGCTGCTACCTCTGCTTGGTCGAAGTTGAACACACGAGAAAGGATCTTAAAGGCGAAGCGCGTCGAAAGCCCTGACATGCCTTCGTCAACACCGGCATAGTCTCGGTACTCTTGGTAACTCTTCGCTTTTGGATCGGTATCTTTCAGTGTTTCGCCGTCGTAGACACGCATTTTGGAGAACAGTGATGAGTTTTCTGGCTCTTTGAGTCGAGACAAAATACTGAATTGTGATAGCAGTTCTAGTGTACTAGGTGAGCAAGGTGCTTTAGACAATTCACTGTGCTCAAGCAGTTTCTGATAGATCTTCACTTCTTCAGAAACACGTAGACAGTAAGGTACTTTTACAATGTACACACGGTCTAGGAAAGCTTCGTTGTTTTTGTTGTTGCGGAAAGTTTGCCATTCTGACTCATTCGAGTGAGCTAAGATCATGCCATCGAACGGTAATGCAGAAAGTCCTTCGGTACCGTTAAAGTTACCTTCTTGTGTTGCCGTTAAGAGAGGATGTAGGACTTTAATAGGCGCCTTAAACATCTCTACGAATTCCATTAAACCTTGGTTTGCTTTACACAGCGCACCAGAGTAGCTGTAGGCATCAGGATCATCTTGAGAGAAGTGCTCAAGCTTGCGAATATCAACTTTACCAACAAGAGATGAGATATCTTGATTATTTTCATCTCCTGGTTCTGTCTTCGCGATCGCTACTTGATCGAGAATCGAAGGGCGTAGTTTGATGACCTTGAATTTGGAAATATCACCGCCAAAATCGTGCAGACGTTTTGCTGCCCACGGAGACATAATAGAACGGAGGTAGCGCTGCTCAATGCCGTATTCGTTCTTCAGTAAGTCACCATCTTCGTTTACATCAAATAGGCAGAAGGGGTGATCATTCACAGGGCTTCGTTCACCGTTGGCAGACAGCACATAGATGGGTAGCTTTTGCATTAGTGCTTTGAGCTTTTCGGCAAGAGAAGATTTACCACCACCCACGGGGCCAAGTAGGTAAAGGATTTGTTTACGTTCTTCTAGGCCTTGTGCGGCATGCTTTAGGTAAGAAACAATCTGCTCAATCGCGTCTTCCATCCCATAAAAATCTTCAAATTCACGGTAACGTGCTATCACTCTGTTGGAGAAAATACGACTTAGATGAGGATCTTGAGCTGTGTCAATCACCTCCGGTTCGCCAATAGCTAGCAGTAAGCGCTCAGCAGCGTTAGCATAAGCACTCTTATCGTCTCTACACAGCCCCAAGAATTCTTGCAATGTCAGCTCTTCTTCCTTGGCCGCTTCATAACGTGATTGATAGTGGTCAAAAATACTCATAGTCACATTCCCCTTGTTAACCAGTCAAAACTGACGAGCGATTGAAAAATAGGCTCTTCCTACATTTTAAGGTTAGACCCGCTTCCACAATTTTGCTTAACAATTATGTATTTATTTACAATTTTGCGTGTGAAAAGCTCGGCGAAAGCAATAGGTAACTTGAAGCGAGCAAAATCAAATTATTTTGCATTCGAGAGGGGCTAGCCGTTTGTTTTATGATTTTAGGCAGCTTTCCAATTCTTGAACTGGATTTATGTGTATTAGACGTATAATCGAGCTTGATGTTTCTTTTTCGAATGAGCCTCTTTATCGTGCGCTGCGTTATCATAAATTGATGGCTGAATAGGTCGAATCAGTGAAAAAATCCTTCGTTAAAACAGCCGATGTGGGACAACCATATAAATGGCAGTGACAACACATGAAAAGTGGAAGG is a genomic window containing:
- a CDS encoding PrkA family serine protein kinase encodes the protein MSIFDHYQSRYEAAKEEELTLQEFLGLCRDDKSAYANAAERLLLAIGEPEVIDTAQDPHLSRIFSNRVIARYREFEDFYGMEDAIEQIVSYLKHAAQGLEERKQILYLLGPVGGGKSSLAEKLKALMQKLPIYVLSANGERSPVNDHPFCLFDVNEDGDLLKNEYGIEQRYLRSIMSPWAAKRLHDFGGDISKFKVIKLRPSILDQVAIAKTEPGDENNQDISSLVGKVDIRKLEHFSQDDPDAYSYSGALCKANQGLMEFVEMFKAPIKVLHPLLTATQEGNFNGTEGLSALPFDGMILAHSNESEWQTFRNNKNNEAFLDRVYIVKVPYCLRVSEEVKIYQKLLEHSELSKAPCSPSTLELLSQFSILSRLKEPENSSLFSKMRVYDGETLKDTDPKAKSYQEYRDYAGVDEGMSGLSTRFAFKILSRVFNFDQAEVAANPVHLFYVIEQQIEREQFPQETAEKYLEFLKGYLVPRYVEFIGKEIQTAYLESYSEYGQNIFDRYVIYADFWIQDQEYRDPETGQLFDRASLNAELEKIEKTAGISNPKDFRNEIVNFVLRAKANNNGQNPVWTSYEKLRTVIEKKMFSNTEELLPVISFNAKTSTDDQKKHDDFVARMMEKGYTEKQVRLLSEWYLRVRKSS